The following coding sequences are from one Dermacentor albipictus isolate Rhodes 1998 colony unplaced genomic scaffold, USDA_Dalb.pri_finalv2 scaffold_12, whole genome shotgun sequence window:
- the LOC139051527 gene encoding uncharacterized protein, translating to MGNMRRSTFFYVFLVAALLAKFELLLGCRSATDSWNHDIGRLHIPLADPGDMCHVNKISSPGITAYTRDQPWMTSTHVTLQEDLKVKPASFHSSGQRCSEMGNMLRSTFFYAFQIVLAVCAAFLLPFAATGVLRGGGPDLTLHKDQYGRFGISIRYDHMGYGYMPLGRYGGGYRSGH from the exons ATGGGCAACATGCGCAGGAGCACTTTTTTCTACGTATTCCTGGTTGCGGCTCTCCTGGCAAAGTTCGAGCTTTTGTTGGGCTGCCGCTCTGCAACTGACTCGTGGAATCACGATATAGGACGGCTTCACATCCCGTTAGCAGATCCTGGTGACATGTGCCACGTCAACAAGATATCCAGCCCTGGCATCACAGCGTACACACGGGATCAGCCATGGATGACGTCGACTCACGTGACCCTACAGGAGGACTTAAAAGTGAAGCCCGCATCCTTCCACTCCAGTGGGCAACGCTGCAGTGAAATGGGCAACATGCTCAGGAGCACTTTTTTCTACGCATTCCAG ATCGTGCTGGCAGTGTGCGCGGCCTTTCTGCTGCCTTTTGCGGCCACTGGTGTCCTAAGAGGTGGAGGGCCTGACCTGACTCTGCACAAGGACCAATACGGCCGATTCGGTATCAGCATACGCTACGACCACATGGGCTACGGCTACATGCCGCTGGGACGCTACGGCGGTGGCTATCGCAGCGGCCACTAA